Proteins from a genomic interval of Chanodichthys erythropterus isolate Z2021 chromosome 8, ASM2448905v1, whole genome shotgun sequence:
- the LOC137024035 gene encoding golgin subfamily A member 6-like protein 26, which yields MKALVCILLLLETFVFVVQQQVDGGLNENEISQQISSENGRQNPPQTDTLRAEASTDRQQYCDLGIPDIHAALRELTATVTEQKEKNRELTATVTEQKENIRELTATVTEQKENIRELTATVTEQKENIRELTATVTEQKENIRELTATVTEQKENIRELTATVTEQKEKNRELRDEMNKKNDEISNLTLSQVELRKENRDREIAFSASLMESGSGYIGPFTTETTLTYRNVFTNIGNAYNPITGIFTAPLKGAYMFRVSVYGHGGTAATAAIFKNGKQVVIAHDNRPQNDLNASNGVVLILEVGDVVYVRLWTGRRIYDSYNNHNTFSAYLLFPLR from the exons ATGAAGGCTTTAGTATGTATACTGCTGCTGTTGGAAACCTTTGTGTTTGTCGTCCAGCAGCAGGTAGATGGAGGACTCAATGAGAATGAGATCAGTCAACAGATCAGCTCTGAGAACGGAAGACAGAATCCACCTCAAACAGACACTTTGAGAGCTGAAGCTTCAACTGACAGACAACAATACTGTGATCTGGGCATCCCTGACATCCATGCAGCACtgagagaactgaccgccaccgttacagagcagaaagaaaagaacagagaactgaccgccactgttacagagcagaaagaaaacatcagagaactgaccgccaccgttacagagcagaaagaaaacatcagagaactgaccgccaccgttacagagcagaaagaaaacatcagagaactgaccgccaccgttacagagcagaaagaaaacatcagagaactgaccgccaccgttacagagcagaaagaaaacatcagagaactgaccgccaccgttacagagcagaaagaaaagaacagagaactgagaGATGAGATGAACAAGAAAAATGATG aaatttCAAATCTTACTCTGAGTCAAGTGGAGTTGAGAAAGGAAAATAGAG ACAGAGAAATAGCTTTTTCAGCTTCACTGATGGAATCTGGCAGTGGATATATTGGTCCTTTTACCACTGAAACCACACTAACCTACAGGAACGTCTTCACAAACATAGGGAACGCCTACAACCCAATTACAG GTATTTTCACAGCCCCACTGAAAGGAGCGTACATGTTCAGAGTCTCTGTATATGGTCATGGCGGAACTGCAGCAACTGCAGCCATTTTTAAGAATGGAAAGCAGGTGGTTATTGCACATGATAATAGGCCTCAGAATGATTTAAACGCCTCAAATGGAGTTGTGTTGATCCTGGAGGTTGGAGATGTTGTCTATGTGAGACTTTGGACTGGCAGGAGGATATATGATAGCTATAATAACCACAACACTTTCAGTGCTTATCTATTGTTTCCCTTAAGATAA
- the LOC137024827 gene encoding uncharacterized protein isoform X1, with translation MAFIKVESEDMKIEETFTVTHEDFRIEGTFSLKQEDAEEETVCSGVWRKNCLKQASPEDKPDFSSEADNESDEDMREDKDNVLDSDSESDLDTSSVVGSSLSQGPTKPKTTGETTDETTDEVTEDKAGVKGINYCYVCQKPQSKIARHLETHKKEAEVMEALSYPKRSEKRRLLLEKLRNRGNFQHNLGVLKNGTGRIKLKRTSKQSKFIHCVYCKAMFCRSELWRHSRRCHFMPERPSGESKKANVLGLATTAQSVFSESISQGIWKLVDPIRQDDLRTVVRNDFGILQLAQTLFKKHGDDTTKHDYIRQKLRELARVLLVLRGDSIYTIEDAVMPGNFHKVVKAVKKVSGFDEENNSYTAPSLALKIGHSLMKIADIIHCRALMTENEDLIKSIEAFKSLYSTKWCELVSHSALITMKKFNKLSTLPFTHDVQLLHTHLERAAKAAFDKLKKEASPQSYSDLAAATLAQVIVFNRRHAEEVSKMCLKNFYERDKSPLHVDVSLGLTKFEKKLCEHFSRVEIMDENGREVAVLLTPDMEDSLNLLLVRRVECGVQDTNIYLFARPECSSYYSGQASLRLHAEKCGAKNTEYLCTTQLRKHIATLSQILNLKDNELDQVSDFLGHDIRVHRDSYRLPEATVQLAKISKLLLAMDQGCLGSIQGKSLDEIQIEDEIQLTDTEDDEADDEPAGTSSFCRQMSTSTQEACQNGETESVEHRGTTSRKKRMWSKAEVAAVIRHFKVHIAKGHLATISECLKCKSAEEPVLRNRSAQNIRDFVRNRGVAAKRSQYESTGCTNNY, from the exons ATGGCGTTCATTAAAGTGGAgagtgaagacatgaagattgaagaaacattcaccGTCACACATGAAGACTTTAGGATTGAAGGAACATTCAGCCTGAAACAGGAAGACGCTGAGGAAGAAACAG TTTGTTCTGGTGTGTGGCGTAAGAATTGCCTCAAGCAAGCGTCACCTGAG GATAAACCTGATTTCAGCTCGGAAGCTGATAATGAATCAGATGAGGACATGCGTGAAGATAAGGATAATGTACTAGACAGTGACTCTGAATCAGATTTGGATACAAGTTCTGTGGTTGGCTCTAGTCTGTCCCAGGGTCCAACAAAACCAAAAACCACAGGTGAAACGACAGATGAAACAACAGATGAAGTAACAGAAGACAAAGCAGGTGTTAAAGGGATAAACTACTGTTACGTTTGTCAAAAACCTCAGTCTAAAATTGCCAGACATCTGGAGACACACAAGAAAGAAGCAGAAGTGATGGAGGCTCTCAGTTATCCAAAACGTTCAGAAAAAAGAAGACTTCTACTGGAGAAGTTACGAAATCGTGGTAACTTTCAGCACAATTTAGGCGTTCTCAAAAATGGAACAGGGCGAATCAAACTAAAAAGAACCTCTAAGCAGTCTAAATTTATTCACTGTGTCTATTGCAAAGCGATGTTTTGCCGCAGTGAATTGTGGCGACACTCTCGCAGATGCCACTTCATGCCAGAACGACCTTCTGGTGAGTCTAAAAAGGCCAATGTCTTGGGCTTGGCCACAACTGCTCAGTCTGTGTTCTCTGAAAGCATCTCTCAAGGCATTTGGAAGCTTGTCGACCCAATCAGACAGGATGATTTAAGAACAGTTGTTCGCAATGACTTTGGCATTTTGCAGCTGGCACAAACTCTGTTCAAGAAGCATGGAGATGACACTACAAAACATGACTACATCCGTCAGAAGTTAAGGGAACTTGCACGGGTGCTGTTGGTTTTGCGTGGAGATTCTATATACACCATTGAAGATGCTGTCATGCCTGGAAATTTTCACAAAGTTGTCAAAGCTGTGAAAAAAGTGTCTGGTTTTGATGAAGAAAACAACTCCTACACAGCCCCAAGTCTTGCTCTAAAAATAGGCCATTCTCTGATGAAAATAGCCGACATAATTCACTGTAGGGCTTTGATGACGGAAAACGAGGACTTGATCAAATCAATCGAAGCTTTCAAGTCACTGTACTCCACAAAGTGGTGTGAGCTTGTGTCACACTCTGCCCTGATTACAATGAAGAAATTCAACAAACTATCGACCTTGCCTTTTACCCACGATGTACAGCTTCTTCACACTCACCTTGAAAGGGCTGCAAAGGCTGCCTTTGACAAATTGAAGAAAGAAGCATCTCCCCAAAGTTACTCTGACCTTGCAGCAGCCACTCTTGCTCAGGTTATAGTTTTTAATCGAAGGCATGCAGAGGAGGTGTCCAAAATGTGCCTCAAGAACTTCTATGAAAGAGACAAAAGCCCACTCCATGTTGATGTGTCCTTGGGATTAACCAAGTTTGAAAAGAAGCTCTGTGAGCACTTCAGTCGGGTGGAAATCATGGACGAAAATGGACGAGAAGTTGCAGTTCTCCTAACACCAGACATGGAGGACTCCCTGAATCTGTTACTTGTCAGAAGAGTGGAGTGTGGTGTGCAGGACACCAATATCTATCTTTTCGCTAGACCAGAATGTTCAAGTTACTACAGTGGTCAAGCCAGCTTGAGACTTCATGCAGAAAAGTGTGGAGCCAAAAACACTGAATATCTATGCACAACCCAACTTAGGAAACATATTGCAACCCTTTCACAAATTTTAAACCTCAAAGACAATGAGTTGGACCAAGTGTCTGACTTTCTGGGACATGATATACGTGTCCACCGCGATTCCTACAGACTGCCTGAGGCGACAGTTCAGCTCGCGAAAATCTCAAAACTACTTTTAGCAATGGACCAAGGTTGTCTTGGAAGCATTCAGGGAAAGTCACTCGATGAGATTCAAATTGAAG ATGAGATCCAGTTAACAGATACTGAAGATGACGAAGCTGATGATGAACCTGCTGGCACCAGTTCATTTTGCAGACAAATGTCAACGTCAACACAAGAAGCCTGCCAGAATGGAG AGACTGAAAGTGTTGAACATCGTGGGACTACCAGTAGGAAGAAACGAATGTGGTCGAAAGCAGAAGTTGCTGCTGTGATTCGGCATTTTAAAGTCCACATAGCCAAAGGACATTTGGCCACAATATCAGAGTGTCTTAAGTGCAAATCTGCCGAAGAGCCTGTGCTACGAAACCGGTCAGCCCAAAACATCAGGGATTTTGTGAGAAACAGAGGTGTAGCAGCCAAAAGGAGTCAGTATGAAAGTACTGGTTGTACCAATAACTACTAA
- the LOC137024827 gene encoding uncharacterized protein isoform X2, which yields MAFIKVESEDMKIEETFTVTHEDFRIEGTFSLKQEDAEEETVCSGVWRKNCLKQASPEDKPDFSSEADNESDEDMREDKDNVLDSDSESDLDTSSVVGSSLSQGPTKPKTTGETTDETTDEVTEDKAGVKGINYCYVCQKPQSKIARHLETHKKEAEVMEALSYPKRSEKRRLLLEKLRNRGNFQHNLGVLKNGTGRIKLKRTSKQSKFIHCVYCKAMFCRSELWRHSRRCHFMPERPSGESKKANVLGLATTAQSVFSESISQGIWKLVDPIRQDDLRTVVRNDFGILQLAQTLFKKHGDDTTKHDYIRQKLRELARVLLVLRGDSIYTIEDAVMPGNFHKVVKAVKKVSGFDEENNSYTAPSLALKIGHSLMKIADIIHCRALMTENEDLIKSIEAFKSLYSTKWCELVSHSALITMKKFNKLSTLPFTHDVQLLHTHLERAAKAAFDKLKKEASPQSYSDLAAATLAQVIVFNRRHAEEVSKMCLKNFYERDKSPLHVDVSLGLTKFEKKLCEHFSRVEIMDENGREVAVLLTPDMEDSLNLLLVRRVECGVQDTNIYLFARPECSSYYSGQASLRLHAEKCGAKNTEYLCTTQLRKHIATLSQILNLKDNELDQVSDFLGHDIRVHRDSYRLPEATVQLAKISKLLLAMDQGCLGSIQGKSLDEIQIEDEIQLTDTEDDEADDEPAGTSSFCRQMSTSTQEACQNGGGNV from the exons ATGGCGTTCATTAAAGTGGAgagtgaagacatgaagattgaagaaacattcaccGTCACACATGAAGACTTTAGGATTGAAGGAACATTCAGCCTGAAACAGGAAGACGCTGAGGAAGAAACAG TTTGTTCTGGTGTGTGGCGTAAGAATTGCCTCAAGCAAGCGTCACCTGAG GATAAACCTGATTTCAGCTCGGAAGCTGATAATGAATCAGATGAGGACATGCGTGAAGATAAGGATAATGTACTAGACAGTGACTCTGAATCAGATTTGGATACAAGTTCTGTGGTTGGCTCTAGTCTGTCCCAGGGTCCAACAAAACCAAAAACCACAGGTGAAACGACAGATGAAACAACAGATGAAGTAACAGAAGACAAAGCAGGTGTTAAAGGGATAAACTACTGTTACGTTTGTCAAAAACCTCAGTCTAAAATTGCCAGACATCTGGAGACACACAAGAAAGAAGCAGAAGTGATGGAGGCTCTCAGTTATCCAAAACGTTCAGAAAAAAGAAGACTTCTACTGGAGAAGTTACGAAATCGTGGTAACTTTCAGCACAATTTAGGCGTTCTCAAAAATGGAACAGGGCGAATCAAACTAAAAAGAACCTCTAAGCAGTCTAAATTTATTCACTGTGTCTATTGCAAAGCGATGTTTTGCCGCAGTGAATTGTGGCGACACTCTCGCAGATGCCACTTCATGCCAGAACGACCTTCTGGTGAGTCTAAAAAGGCCAATGTCTTGGGCTTGGCCACAACTGCTCAGTCTGTGTTCTCTGAAAGCATCTCTCAAGGCATTTGGAAGCTTGTCGACCCAATCAGACAGGATGATTTAAGAACAGTTGTTCGCAATGACTTTGGCATTTTGCAGCTGGCACAAACTCTGTTCAAGAAGCATGGAGATGACACTACAAAACATGACTACATCCGTCAGAAGTTAAGGGAACTTGCACGGGTGCTGTTGGTTTTGCGTGGAGATTCTATATACACCATTGAAGATGCTGTCATGCCTGGAAATTTTCACAAAGTTGTCAAAGCTGTGAAAAAAGTGTCTGGTTTTGATGAAGAAAACAACTCCTACACAGCCCCAAGTCTTGCTCTAAAAATAGGCCATTCTCTGATGAAAATAGCCGACATAATTCACTGTAGGGCTTTGATGACGGAAAACGAGGACTTGATCAAATCAATCGAAGCTTTCAAGTCACTGTACTCCACAAAGTGGTGTGAGCTTGTGTCACACTCTGCCCTGATTACAATGAAGAAATTCAACAAACTATCGACCTTGCCTTTTACCCACGATGTACAGCTTCTTCACACTCACCTTGAAAGGGCTGCAAAGGCTGCCTTTGACAAATTGAAGAAAGAAGCATCTCCCCAAAGTTACTCTGACCTTGCAGCAGCCACTCTTGCTCAGGTTATAGTTTTTAATCGAAGGCATGCAGAGGAGGTGTCCAAAATGTGCCTCAAGAACTTCTATGAAAGAGACAAAAGCCCACTCCATGTTGATGTGTCCTTGGGATTAACCAAGTTTGAAAAGAAGCTCTGTGAGCACTTCAGTCGGGTGGAAATCATGGACGAAAATGGACGAGAAGTTGCAGTTCTCCTAACACCAGACATGGAGGACTCCCTGAATCTGTTACTTGTCAGAAGAGTGGAGTGTGGTGTGCAGGACACCAATATCTATCTTTTCGCTAGACCAGAATGTTCAAGTTACTACAGTGGTCAAGCCAGCTTGAGACTTCATGCAGAAAAGTGTGGAGCCAAAAACACTGAATATCTATGCACAACCCAACTTAGGAAACATATTGCAACCCTTTCACAAATTTTAAACCTCAAAGACAATGAGTTGGACCAAGTGTCTGACTTTCTGGGACATGATATACGTGTCCACCGCGATTCCTACAGACTGCCTGAGGCGACAGTTCAGCTCGCGAAAATCTCAAAACTACTTTTAGCAATGGACCAAGGTTGTCTTGGAAGCATTCAGGGAAAGTCACTCGATGAGATTCAAATTGAAG ATGAGATCCAGTTAACAGATACTGAAGATGACGAAGCTGATGATGAACCTGCTGGCACCAGTTCATTTTGCAGACAAATGTCAACGTCAACACAAGAAGCCTGCCAGAATGGAG gtggcaatgtctga